A part of Haemorhous mexicanus isolate bHaeMex1 chromosome 25, bHaeMex1.pri, whole genome shotgun sequence genomic DNA contains:
- the RPL10A gene encoding large ribosomal subunit protein uL1 isoform X1 encodes MSSKVSRDTLYEAVKEVLHGSRAKKRKFVETVELQISLKNYDPQKDKRFSGTVRLKSTPRPKFSVCLLGDQQHCDEAKAVDIPHMDIEALKKLNKNKKLVKKLAKKYDAFLASESLIKQIPRILGPGLNKAGKFPSLLTHNENLVAKVDEVKSTIKFQMKKVLCLAVAVGHVKMTEDELVYNIHLAINFLVSLLKKNWQNVRALYIKSTMGKPQRLY; translated from the exons ATGAG CAGCAAAGTGTCCCGGGACACCCTGTACGAGGCGGTGAAGGAGGTGCTGCACGGCAGCCGTGCCAAGAAGCGCAA GTTCGTGGAGACGGTGGAGCTGCAGATCAGCCTCAAGAACTATGACCCGCAGAAGGACAAGCGGTTCTCCGGTACCGTCAG GTTGAAGTCGACTCCACGGCCCAAGTTCTCGGTCTGTCTGCTGGGGGACCAGCAGCACTGCGATGAGGCCAAAGCAGTTGACATCCCTCACATGGACATAGAAGCTCTGAAGAAGCTCAACAAAAACAAGAAGCTGGTGAAGAAGCTGG CTAAGAAGTACGATGCCTTCCTGGCTTCCGAGTCCTTGATCAAGCAAATCCCTCGGATCCTGGGCCCAGGCCTGAACAAAGCTGGGaaattcccttccctgctcaccCACAACGAGAACCTGGTGGCCAAGGTGGATGAGGTCAAATCAACCATCAAGTTTCAGATGAAGAAG gtgctctGTCTGGCTGTGGCCGTGGGTCACGTGAAGATGACAGAGGATGAGCTGGTCTACAACATCCACCTGGCCATCAActtcctggtgtccctgctgaaGAAGAACTGGCAGAACGTGCGAGCTCTGTACATCAAGAGCACCATGGGGAAACCCCAGCGCCTCTACtaa
- the RPL10A gene encoding large ribosomal subunit protein uL1 isoform X2 — MRGGAAAPGLSPPACRGRQVSGRAGCPVLRLKSTPRPKFSVCLLGDQQHCDEAKAVDIPHMDIEALKKLNKNKKLVKKLAKKYDAFLASESLIKQIPRILGPGLNKAGKFPSLLTHNENLVAKVDEVKSTIKFQMKKVLCLAVAVGHVKMTEDELVYNIHLAINFLVSLLKKNWQNVRALYIKSTMGKPQRLY, encoded by the exons ATGAGGGGAGGTGCGGCAGcccccgggctgtccccaccgGCCTGCCGGGGACGGCAGGTGAGCGGCCGTGCAGGATGCCCCGTGCTGCG GTTGAAGTCGACTCCACGGCCCAAGTTCTCGGTCTGTCTGCTGGGGGACCAGCAGCACTGCGATGAGGCCAAAGCAGTTGACATCCCTCACATGGACATAGAAGCTCTGAAGAAGCTCAACAAAAACAAGAAGCTGGTGAAGAAGCTGG CTAAGAAGTACGATGCCTTCCTGGCTTCCGAGTCCTTGATCAAGCAAATCCCTCGGATCCTGGGCCCAGGCCTGAACAAAGCTGGGaaattcccttccctgctcaccCACAACGAGAACCTGGTGGCCAAGGTGGATGAGGTCAAATCAACCATCAAGTTTCAGATGAAGAAG gtgctctGTCTGGCTGTGGCCGTGGGTCACGTGAAGATGACAGAGGATGAGCTGGTCTACAACATCCACCTGGCCATCAActtcctggtgtccctgctgaaGAAGAACTGGCAGAACGTGCGAGCTCTGTACATCAAGAGCACCATGGGGAAACCCCAGCGCCTCTACtaa
- the SCUBE3 gene encoding signal peptide, CUB and EGF-like domain-containing protein 3 produces MGALQIAGFSILFFLLHSGNTLANKASQDVDECVEGTDNCHIDAICQNTPKSYKCICKSGYTGDGKHCKDVDECEREDNAGCVHECVNIPGNYRCTCYDGFRLAHDGHNCLDLDECSEGNGGCQQTCVNMMGSYECFCREGFFLSDNQHTCIQRPEEGMNCMNKNHGCAHICRETPKGGIACECRPGFELTKNQRDCKLTCNYGNGGCQHTCDDTDQGPKCGCHVKFLLHSDGVTCIGERHFQQHVILETFSNETCAVNNGGCDSKCHDAATGVHCSCPMGFMLQPDRKTCKDIDECRLNNGGCDHICRNTVGSFECSCKKGYKLLINERNCQDIDECSFDRTCDHLCINTPGSFQCLCHKGYTLYGLTHCGDIDECSINRGGCKFGCINTPGSYQCTCPAGCKLHWNKKDCVAGACPLELVKCLPGSVPPRATLTCNKMGKKDSCALSCTSKARFLPESDSSYTVSCGTPVLRQGSQHRPTNSSQQCLETVAAPVKQKASFKIKDAKCHLHPRAKGKQEEAGKAGVQGGSAPCSDCQVTFVNLKCDSSKKGKGRRARNSPNKEVTRITLEFEAEIKPEEITASCNLHCLRQRVEKKLKSAIKALKKSINQERFLLRFSGMEYEVARKLSVAPERQESCGPGQQRLASKCVSCSQGTYYHGQTEQCVPCPPGTYQEKEGQLSCDLCPRGDTFGPIGATNITGCTGQCPPGQHSADGFKPCQPCPRGSYQPEVGRALCFPCGGGLTTRHEGALSFQDCDTKVQCSPGHYYNTSVHRCIRCAVGTYQPDFRQNYCISCPGNTTTDFDGSTSVSQCKNRQCGGELGEYTGYIESPNYPGNYPANIECTWNINPPPKRKILIVVPEIFLPSEDECGDVLVMRKNSSPSSITTYETCQTYERPIAFTARSRKLWINFKTSEANSARGFQIPYVTYDEDYEQLVEDIVRDGRLYASENHQEILKDKKLIKAFFDVLAHPQNYFKYTEKHKEMLPRSFIKLLRSKVSSFLRPYK; encoded by the exons ATGTTGACGAGTGCGTGGAGGGCACCGACAACTGCCACATCGATGCCATCTGCCAGAACACCCCCAAGTCCTACAAGTGCATCTGCAAGTCCGGCTACACCGGGGATGGGAAGCACTGCAAAG ACGTTGACGAGTGTGAGCGGGAGGACAACGCGGGCTGCGTGCACGAGTGCGTCAACATCCCCGGCAACTACCGCTGCACCTGCTACGACGGCTTCCGCCTGGCGCACGACGGCCACAACTGCCTGG ACCTGGACGAGTGCTCGGAGGGCAACGGCGGCTGCCAGCAGACCTGTGTCAACATGATGGGCAGCTATGAGTGCTTCTGCAGGGAGGGCTTCTTCCTCAGTGACAACCAGCACACCTGCATCCAGCGCCCTGAAG aaGGCATGAACTGCATGAACAAGAACCATGGCTGTGCCCACATCTGCCGGGAGACCCCCAAAGGGGGCATCGCCTGTGAGTGCCGCCCCGGCTTCGAGCTCACCAAGAACCAGCGGGACTGCAAAC TGACCTGCAACTACGGCAACGGGGGCTGCCAGCACACCTGCGACGACACCGACCAGGGGCCCAAGTGCGGCTGCCACGTGAAATTCCTGCTGCACTCGGACGGGGTGACCTGCATAG GGGAGAGACACTTCCAGCAACACGTTATCCTTGAGACGTTTTCTAatg AGACGTGCGCTGTGAACAATGGGGGCTGTGACAGCAAGTGCCACGACGCGGCCACCGGCGtccactgcagctgccccaTGGGCTTCATGCTCCAGCCTGACAGGAAGACCTGCAAAG ACATTGACGAGTGCCGGCTCAACAACGGCGGCTGTGACCACATCTGCAGGAACACGGTGGGCAGCTTCGAGTGCAGCTGCAAGAAGGGCTACAAGCTGCTCATAAACGAGAGGAACTGCCAAG ACATCGACGAGTGCTCCTTTGACCGGACCTGCGACCACCTCTGCATCAACACCCCCGGCAGCTTCCAGTGCCTCTGCCACAAGGGCTACACGCTCTATGGGCTCACCCACTGCGGAG ACATCGATGAGTGCAGCATCAACCGGGGTGGCTGCAAATTCGGCTGCATCAACACTCCTGGCAGCTACCAGTGTACCTGTCCTGCTGGCTGCAAGCTGCACTGGAACAAGAAGGACTGTGTGG CTGGTGCTTGTCCCTTGGAGCTGGTGAAGTGCCTGCCAGGTTCAGTGCCTCCACGGGCCACCCTCACATGCAACAAGATGGGCAAGAAGGACAGCTGTGCCCTCTCCTGCACATCCAAGGCCCGATTTCTGCCAG AGTCTGACAGCAGCTACACAGTGAGCTGTGGGACCCCCGTCCTGcggcagggcagccagcacagacccaccaacagcagccagcagtgcctcg AGACTGTGGCTGCGCCCGTCAAGCAGAAAGCCTCCTTCAAGATCAAGGATGCCAAGTGCCACCTGCACCCCCGGGCCAAGGGCAAGCAGGAGGAGGCCGGGAAGGCCGGAGTGCAAG GTGGCTCGGCACCGTGCTCTGACTGCCAGGTCACCTTCGTCAACCTCAAGTGCGACTCGTCCAAGAAGGGGAAGGGGCGCCGGGCTCGCAACTCCCCCAACAAAGAGGTGACACGCATCACGCTGGAGTTTGAGGCAGAGATCAAGCCCGAGGAGATcacag cCAGCTGCAACCTGCACTGCCTGCGACAGAGAGTGGAGAAAAAGCTGAAGTCGGCCATCAAAGCCCTGAAGAAATCCATCAACCAGGAGCGGTTCCTGCTGCGCTTCTCAGGGATGGAGTACGAGGTGGCCCGGAAGCTGAGCGTGGCCCCGGAGCGGCAGGAGAGCTGCGGGCCGGGCCAGCAGCGCCTGGCCAGCAAGTGTG TCAGCTGCTCGCAGGGAACCTATTACCACGGGCAGACGGAGCAGTGCGTGCCCTGTCCCCCCGGCACCTACCAGGAGAAGGAGGGCCAGCTCTCCTGTGACCTCTGTCCCCGCGGCGACACCTTCGGACCCATAGGAGCCACCAACATCACTGGCTGCACCG gtcAGTGTCCCCCTGGCCAGCACTCTGCTGATGGCTTCAAGCCCTGCCAGCCGTGTCCCCGTGGCTCCTACCAGCCCGAGGTGGGACGGGCACTCTGCTTCCCCTGCGGCGGGGGGCTGACCACCCGCCACGAGGGAGCCCTCTCCTTCCAGGACTGCGACACCAAAG TGCAGTGCTCCCCTGGGCACTACTACAACACGAGTGTGCACCGCTGCATCCGCTGCGCCGTGGGCACCTACCAGCCCGATTTCCGGCAGAATTACTGCATCTCCTGCCCTGGCAACACCACCACCGACTTCGACGGCTCCACCTCGGTGTCCCAGTGCAAAA ACCGGCAGTGTGGAGGGGAGCTGGGTGAGTACACGGGCTACATCGAGTCCCCCAACTACCCGGGGAATTACCCCGCCAACATCGAGTGCACCTGGAACATCAACCCCCCGCCCAAGCGCAAGATCCTCATCGTGGTGCCCGAGATCTTCCTCCCCTCCGAGGATGAGTGTGGCGACGTCTTGGTCATGCGGAAAAACT cctccccatcCTCCATCACCACCTACGAGACCTGCCAGACCTATGAGAGACCCATCGCCTTCACCGCCCGCTCCCGCAAGCTCTGGATCAACTTCAAAACCAGCGAAGCCAACAGTGCCCGGGGCTTCCAGATCCCCTACGTCACCTATGACG AGGACTACGAGCAGCTGGTGGAGGACATCGTGCGGGATGGAAGGCTCTACGCCTCCGAGAACCACCAGGAGATCCTCAAG GACAAGAAGCTCATCAAAGCTTTCTTTGACGTGCTGGCGCACCCCCAGAACTACTTCAAGTACACAGAGAAGCACAAGGAGATGCTGCCCCGCTCCTTCATCAAACTCCTTCGCTCCAAAGTCTCCAGCTTCCTGCGGCCTTACAAATAG